The region GATCATGTGATCTGTTTTTCGACGACGGGAGACACAGCGTGAACGATGCATCCACCTCGCAGGCCGCCGGTGCACCTGTGGCGCTCGTCACCGGCAGTGGTTCGCCGCGCATCGGCAATGTGGTGGTGCGCACGCTCGCTGCCCGCGGCTATCGCGTGGTGATTCACGCCAATCGTTCTGTAGCTGAGGCGCAGGAGACGGCCGCCGAGCTACAGGCCCGCGGCACCGAGGCTTTGGCCGTCGCCGCGGATTTGCACGATGAACCTGCAATCAACGATATGATCCGCCGCGCGCAGGAAAAGTTCGGCCGCATCGATGCCCTGGTGAATTGCGCCGCCATCTGGCAGCCGAAACCGCTCGAGCAGGTTACGGCCGATGACGTCCGCCGGAACTTCGAGATCAACACGTTGGCCACGTTCCTGTGCTGCCAAAAAATCGGACTGCTCATGGTCCAGCAGCCTAGCGGCGGGGCAATCGTCAACTTTGGCGACTGGGCCATCGCCCGGCCGTATTTGAATTACGCCGCCTATTTCCCCTCCAAGGGGGCCATTCCGACACTCACGCGCAGCTTCGCCGCTGAACTGGCCAGCCGCAATCCACGTGTTCGCGTGAATGCCATCATGCCGGGCCCGGTCATGCTGCCTTACGATTTGTCAGCCGACGAACGAGAGTCGGCAATCGCGGGCACTTTGCTACGTCGGGAAGGACGCCCCGAAAACGTGGCCGATGCGGTCGTATTCCTCCTGGAGAACGACTACATTACCGGCGTCTGCCTGCCGGTCGATGGCGGCCGGACCATCCACGGTATTGCGTGAGCCGTGGTTGTAGGGTGACGCCATCGACAATCGCACTGCTGGGCAACCCGGTATTCGCACGCGAAAGACGTGGGCTGCGCGGGCCGTTTCCGCAGTAGAGGGTGTTTTCAGGGATGCCGCCATTGGCTGGCACCTCCGGTGCATAATCTTCCGAAAATCGTGCTACGCTGGCTGCTGCCGGTGATTGAACGGAACGTTTTGAAAGGCGGTATCGCGATGTCCGCATGTTGGAGGAGCCGATTACTCGTGCTGCTCCCGGCGCTCGCGCTCGCCGCGTGGTGGTCGATCGCTTGGTCCAGCCGCGCCGAAGACGCCGCGGCATCCAAAGACGATTCGGCCAGGCTCTATCTCGCGCGGGAAGGGCTCTCGCCCGACGGCCTGCTCGACTTCATCGACCGCATGAAGAACAAGCCGAAGAGCATTCGCTCGCGGCCCGGCTTCTCGCTAGCGATTCTCGACGCCGCCGACCGCATCCTGGCCACGGATGCCGACCCCGCATTGAAGTCGGCAGCGCTCGTCGAAAAGCTGGGTGAATTACACTACAAGGCCTGCCGAGGAGACGCCGCGGCCGATCAGCAGATCAAAGACCTGCTGGCCACGATTCGTGGCGACGGTCGCCAGAAGATTGCTGCCGAAGTGAAGTTCCTCGATCTGGAACAGCGCGTCCTGGCGGCAGACGATTTAACTCCCGAGCAGCTTCCCGCGCTACTGGACGAAGTGCGGACCTATTTCACCGCCCAGACGCCGCAATCACGTGATCTGCGACTGGCGTCGAGCACGGTGCGGATCATCAACCGTTTGGCCAGCGACGAGCAGGCCCAAAATGCCTATCGCGACTTCGGCGCACTGTTCGCGCGCAGCAACGATCGCGAACTGGCCCGTTACGGTCACAAGATAGAGCAAGGGACCAAGCCACCGAATTTGATCGGCAAGCCGCTGGAACTCTCGGGCACGCTGGTCGATGGCGCGCCGCTCGATTGGAACGCCTATCGGGGCAAGATAGTGCTCGTGGATTTTTGGGCCACCTGGTGCGGCCCCTGTGTGGCCGAGATGCCCGCGGTGAAAGAGAACTACGAAGCCTATCACGATCGCGGTTTCGAAGTGATCGGCG is a window of Pirellulales bacterium DNA encoding:
- a CDS encoding TlpA disulfide reductase family protein, which produces MLLPALALAAWWSIAWSSRAEDAAASKDDSARLYLAREGLSPDGLLDFIDRMKNKPKSIRSRPGFSLAILDAADRILATDADPALKSAALVEKLGELHYKACRGDAAADQQIKDLLATIRGDGRQKIAAEVKFLDLEQRVLAADDLTPEQLPALLDEVRTYFTAQTPQSRDLRLASSTVRIINRLASDEQAQNAYRDFGALFARSNDRELARYGHKIEQGTKPPNLIGKPLELSGTLVDGAPLDWNAYRGKIVLVDFWATWCGPCVAEMPAVKENYEAYHDRGFEVIGVSLDQEREAVEQFLREEQIPWPNLFSEGEAGGWKHPLAVKFKIQAIPATFLVDREGKVLAENVRGPQLAKQLAQLFTEKNAQPPDK
- a CDS encoding SDR family oxidoreductase: MNDASTSQAAGAPVALVTGSGSPRIGNVVVRTLAARGYRVVIHANRSVAEAQETAAELQARGTEALAVAADLHDEPAINDMIRRAQEKFGRIDALVNCAAIWQPKPLEQVTADDVRRNFEINTLATFLCCQKIGLLMVQQPSGGAIVNFGDWAIARPYLNYAAYFPSKGAIPTLTRSFAAELASRNPRVRVNAIMPGPVMLPYDLSADERESAIAGTLLRREGRPENVADAVVFLLENDYITGVCLPVDGGRTIHGIA